In Motacilla alba alba isolate MOTALB_02 chromosome 2, Motacilla_alba_V1.0_pri, whole genome shotgun sequence, the DNA window GAGGTCTGTTCCTCATTAGCAGAACAGGAACtcttgtttatttcttttctttcttgtcttccTTGGATTGGCTTTTAGctatcttttttgtttctttgtcttttcccaCCTGAACAGTGCCATCCTTTTCACTGGCTGACCTTTTCGTAGTCTCCTTGGATTTCATACTTTTGTCTAggcctttttcctttcctctgtctcttttAGCCTTGTCAGAatctttctttaatttattcatATCAACAGCTTTCTTGTCCTTTCGATCAGTtgcatcttttcctttcctggttttctttttttcttcttcattttcctccttcttgGATTCCTGCTTCTCCCTTAATTTCTTGAGTGATTCTTTAATAGCTTCTTTAACtttttagtttttcatttaaaaaagaggaaatgttcAATAAGAGAACCATTCTTAGGCCAAAAAACATCTTATGAACAACCATGTAAAAGCTTTGATCAcattattatttaatgtttGTTAGATTTAAACTTCTGTAGTTAACTCCTAAGCTTTAAGCAATTTAAACAAATTAGTTTTGACTTTTAGGAGCATCTCACACCATGCAGCCAGCAAATAACCTTGGCTTACACTGCAGCTGCATCCAAATGAAGTGTTAATCTAGAGAAAACCATGCCTCTCTTATCTTACTGCTAACTTCTGCAGAATGCTAAAACCAGTTTTGCCTCTGAGTGTGAAAATCACAATAAATTTTGGACCTTTGACAACAGAGTAACAGTTATAAACATTATTACACATTATtacattataaatattatatatttataatacaATGTTTTACTGATATTGCTACCTCATAATAAGCAAAGACTTAAAAAAGGTAACTGAAGTTGTATTGGGAAGTACAAATAATAAGAAAGAGCAAAGTCCTGATTAATTAAATCAAGTCCAAAAAAGTTAGCTGGGTTATACTAAACTCAGTGAAATCAAAGCAATAATTGTAAATTGGTTCTTACAACTTTGCTTTTCAGTTatcagtaacattttttttctttgttttacttttggaGTTGTGTCACTTGTGCTTCTCTACTTCAATTCACATTTGCCACAAGGTATACAGATAATAGAACAGAAGCCTTGAAATTTATGTTCAATATGCTTAATGTTCAATATTTACTTCCATTTTGCCACagtcttgaaaatatttgtcagtaTCAGAAGAATTCTCCAGAATAAGGAATTTTTAAGTAAACAAaattaagagatttttttcattaaatctgTACACAATATTTGCATTTAGTTTTGAAATTAACACTCCCACATTATTAAGAAAGTGATAATGACTTTTACATATAAACGGCTCTATTTTTATTCAGACTTTTGAGAGAAACTGCAGTCTTTTGAGGCAAAAGAGCAGGTCTGACTCTAGCTGCTGTGTAATGTTTCTGTGGAGTGAACAACTCAATTACACAGCTCAGTCTAAAAGGAATGACATcatatttcctttgaaatggTTTTTGAcataaaacatttgaaaaatgccatttcttcatttattcttATAccacacactgaaaaataatccaaaattCAGGAAAGAATTGCTAAGTGACGTTTAGTACATTCTTTGAAACATGCAGCTTGCAACCAAGTTATACCAAGCACAATGTGGAACAAATGCTAAACATTTCAACTTGATGCAAGATGCTGAGAAAAGCCACACTGAAATGAGCAGCAAACTTTCCTTAGCAAGTacacttttttcctcatgaaGGTTTGTATGGTGAATAGCATGCATTTCTCATATTCTGCTAGGAAAAAACACATTGCAGTCTATATGTGGTTCATGTTACATAGAGACTGTTTTCATATTCTCATGCTGTCCAGTGATAA includes these proteins:
- the ASPH gene encoding aspartyl/asparaginyl beta-hydroxylase isoform X19 — translated: MASRKSSRATGGSPSPGSKRETKHGGSKNGKKEGLSGSSFFTWFMVIALLGVWTSVAVVWFELVDYEEVLGKLGIYDADGDGDFDVEDAKVLLGEEPGGVAKKKTKLKVKEAIKESLKKLREKQESKKEENEEEKKKTRKGKDATDRKDKKAVDMNKLKKDSDKAKRDRGKEKGLDKSMKSKETTKRSASEKDGTVQVGKDKETKKIAKSQSKEDKKEKK